In a single window of the Gammaproteobacteria bacterium genome:
- a CDS encoding adenylosuccinate synthase — translation MAKNVIILGAQWGDEGKGKLIDWLTEDVAAVVRFQGGHNAGHTLVVNGVKTVLRLIPSGILHPHVKCFLGNGVVISPRALQQEVGELISRGVEVKARLGISPACPLILPSHIALDQAREKKRGAMAIGTTGRGIGPAYEDKVARRAIRVVDLLQTENALTAQVTELLEYHNFLLKHYYLVEEISVEQTLEEVFQFADFAKDMIIDVAGALAHLSKAGKNILFEGAQGALLDVDHGTYPFVTSSNTTAGAASTGAGVGVRNFDTVLGVAKAYVTRVGAGPFVTELFDDVGAKLAEIGHEFGSVTGRPRRCGWFDAVALQRSAMLSSLSSLCITKLDVLDTFAEIKICTAYRHANAVLTAANFPMDSATLAQCEPIYETWPGWQTSTAHVRSLAELPKEARNYLARIEALVGLPMSVLSVGPGRESTILVSGQKIF, via the coding sequence ATGGCAAAAAACGTCATTATACTGGGCGCCCAATGGGGTGATGAAGGCAAGGGCAAACTAATCGATTGGTTGACTGAGGATGTTGCCGCGGTAGTTCGCTTTCAAGGCGGCCATAACGCTGGGCATACTTTAGTGGTTAATGGTGTAAAAACTGTTTTGCGCTTAATTCCTTCAGGCATTCTTCATCCCCATGTAAAATGTTTTTTAGGTAATGGCGTGGTAATTTCTCCTCGTGCCTTACAGCAAGAAGTCGGTGAATTAATTTCAAGAGGCGTCGAAGTCAAGGCGCGTTTAGGCATTAGTCCGGCTTGCCCGTTAATTCTTCCATCACATATTGCTCTGGATCAAGCGCGTGAAAAGAAGCGTGGCGCCATGGCGATAGGAACGACTGGGCGAGGAATTGGCCCAGCCTATGAAGATAAAGTTGCGCGACGTGCAATTCGTGTTGTCGATTTATTGCAAACGGAAAATGCATTGACTGCGCAAGTCACCGAACTACTTGAATATCACAATTTTCTTTTGAAACATTATTATCTTGTCGAGGAAATTTCAGTTGAACAAACATTAGAAGAAGTTTTTCAGTTTGCTGATTTTGCAAAAGATATGATTATTGATGTTGCTGGTGCATTAGCTCATCTCTCTAAAGCGGGCAAAAATATTTTATTTGAAGGTGCGCAAGGTGCCTTGCTAGATGTGGATCATGGAACATATCCTTTTGTAACCTCATCCAATACTACTGCAGGCGCAGCATCGACAGGGGCAGGCGTTGGTGTGCGGAATTTTGATACGGTGTTGGGAGTGGCGAAAGCTTATGTCACGCGCGTAGGCGCTGGCCCGTTTGTCACTGAATTATTCGATGACGTCGGTGCAAAACTTGCCGAAATCGGACATGAATTTGGTTCTGTCACTGGCCGCCCAAGACGTTGTGGTTGGTTTGATGCAGTCGCATTGCAACGTTCTGCGATGTTGAGCAGTTTGAGCAGCTTGTGTATTACCAAATTAGATGTGCTAGATACTTTTGCTGAAATAAAAATATGTACGGCGTATCGACATGCTAATGCAGTGTTAACGGCGGCGAATTTTCCTATGGATTCTGCAACCCTAGCGCAATGTGAGCCAATTTATGAAACTTGGCCAGGCTGGCAAACAAGCACTGCACATGTGCGGTCTCTTGCTGAGTTACCTAAGGAAGCCAGAAACTATTTAGCGCGTATAGAAGCTTTAGTCGGTTTACCCATGAGCGTACTTTCTGTGGGGCCTGGAAGAGAAAGCACG
- a CDS encoding protease modulator HflC has translation MKHWKRAITTIAVLLFLLLMGSLFVIEEGQKGLVLVMGKLKTDTQGLAKTYGPGLHVKLPFISSVKKFDTRLHGFTSGEFSTLTSKQTSVVVEYYVKWRISNLPLYYQRTSGIEERAESLMEQKINDELRAQLGKHTSGDFISTARPQILDAVLKNTQRALSDDYGVEILDVQIQSVKLPARVLASVFSRMAAERKQFANNKRAEGLKVSESIRAAADQQVVIIKAQALQEAATLKAQGEQKAAKLYADTYGKDAKFYNFYRSLLAYRASFKDKEDVLVLSPQGQFFDYFHSVDDKA, from the coding sequence ATGAAACATTGGAAAAGAGCGATTACGACTATCGCAGTTTTATTATTTTTATTGTTGATGGGAAGCCTGTTTGTCATTGAAGAAGGGCAAAAAGGCTTAGTGTTGGTTATGGGTAAATTAAAAACTGATACGCAAGGGCTTGCGAAAACTTATGGCCCAGGTTTGCATGTTAAGTTGCCGTTTATTAGTTCAGTGAAGAAGTTTGACACTAGGCTTCATGGTTTCACTTCCGGAGAGTTTTCAACACTAACCTCCAAGCAAACTTCAGTTGTAGTGGAGTACTATGTGAAATGGAGAATCTCTAATTTACCGCTGTACTATCAACGTACTAGCGGCATAGAAGAGAGAGCTGAGAGCTTAATGGAGCAGAAAATTAATGATGAATTGCGAGCCCAATTAGGAAAACATACCAGTGGCGATTTTATTTCTACTGCCCGGCCACAAATTTTAGATGCAGTATTAAAAAATACACAGCGCGCTTTATCGGATGATTATGGTGTTGAAATTTTGGATGTGCAAATTCAGTCTGTAAAATTACCTGCCCGAGTTTTGGCGTCAGTGTTTAGTCGCATGGCAGCAGAAAGAAAGCAGTTTGCCAATAACAAACGCGCTGAAGGATTAAAAGTGTCGGAAAGTATTCGCGCTGCAGCGGATCAGCAGGTTGTAATCATTAAAGCGCAAGCTTTGCAAGAAGCGGCGACATTAAAAGCTCAGGGCGAGCAAAAGGCAGCAAAATTGTATGCAGATACTTATGGCAAAGATGCGAAGTTTTATAATTTCTATCGTAGTTTATTAGCGTATCGTGCGTCTTTTAAAGATAAAGAAGATGTCTTGGTGTTATCACCACAGGGACAGTTTTTTGATTATTTCCACAGTGTAGATGATAAGGCATAG
- the hflK gene encoding FtsH protease activity modulator HflK has product MSQPYRAIWHRDFWRRSILRRDPWPGSEKKPPELDKVIADLLRKLRKLLNGDGDKRPYTSQQLPATSNSSFLALVFCAVIIVIWAALGFFIVKPAEEAVILRFGQYVGTAAPGPHWVPRGIESYTKVNIQQVSSFSFGADYLTQSSDDENQQQSIPVENAYSAPVSDVDDDTDKNVVNAELSVQYRIVDPKQYLFNIVGGATTLEQAASAALSEVIGAMRLNSVLTVGRDRLTLDVKTHLQAMMDSYQAGIEVVAVNVRKVQAPEEVADAFLDVVQAGQDEQRYIQQAQAYARKVIPIAEGGRNRILAQAQAYQQEVILNSQADVASYLALLSVYQQAPVITKDRMYLEMMQEVLSNTSKILLDTKQSNNLINLPLDQFFSLSKNRAAINLEKAPIVDSDKSALEQSAS; this is encoded by the coding sequence ATGAGTCAGCCTTATCGAGCAATCTGGCATCGAGATTTTTGGCGTCGCAGTATTTTGCGTCGGGATCCTTGGCCAGGTAGTGAAAAAAAACCTCCTGAGCTTGATAAAGTCATAGCAGATCTGCTGCGTAAACTAAGAAAGCTATTAAATGGCGATGGAGATAAGCGTCCGTATACTTCACAGCAATTACCTGCCACTTCAAATTCTTCATTTTTGGCATTAGTTTTTTGTGCTGTGATTATTGTTATTTGGGCAGCTCTAGGTTTCTTTATTGTAAAGCCTGCAGAAGAAGCAGTGATTTTGCGATTTGGTCAGTATGTAGGTACGGCAGCCCCCGGGCCGCATTGGGTGCCTCGTGGCATTGAGAGTTATACAAAAGTCAATATTCAGCAAGTTAGCTCATTTAGTTTTGGGGCGGATTATTTAACTCAGTCTTCCGATGATGAAAATCAACAACAATCAATTCCAGTGGAAAATGCATATAGTGCGCCCGTATCTGATGTTGACGACGATACTGATAAAAATGTCGTGAACGCAGAATTGAGTGTGCAATATCGCATAGTAGACCCAAAACAATATTTATTTAACATTGTGGGTGGAGCAACGACTTTAGAGCAAGCGGCATCGGCTGCACTTTCTGAAGTTATTGGTGCAATGCGATTAAACTCTGTATTAACAGTAGGACGAGATCGTTTAACTTTAGATGTGAAAACGCATCTACAAGCCATGATGGATAGTTATCAAGCGGGAATTGAGGTTGTTGCTGTTAACGTGCGAAAAGTACAGGCTCCTGAAGAAGTTGCAGATGCTTTCTTAGATGTTGTGCAAGCGGGTCAAGATGAGCAGCGTTATATTCAACAAGCGCAAGCTTATGCACGCAAAGTGATTCCGATTGCAGAAGGCGGAAGAAATCGTATTCTTGCTCAAGCACAAGCTTATCAGCAAGAAGTTATCTTGAATTCACAAGCGGATGTTGCAAGTTATCTGGCGCTGTTGAGTGTATATCAACAAGCACCTGTGATTACTAAAGATAGAATGTATCTCGAAATGATGCAGGAGGTGTTATCAAATACCAGTAAGATTTTGCTTGATACTAAACAATCTAACAATTTAATTAATCTGCCATTAGATCAATTCTTTTCTTTATCTAAGAATCGAGCGGCAATAAATTTAGAAAAAGCACCTATTGTTGACAGTGATAAATCTGCTCTTGAACAAAGTGCATCGTAA
- the hfq gene encoding RNA chaperone Hfq has translation MAKGLSLQEPFLNMLRKEAIQVAIYLVNGIKLQGEIESFDQYVIILKSNISQMVYKHAISTIVPSRPMPPMPFDLDWSDA, from the coding sequence ATGGCGAAAGGTTTATCTTTACAAGAGCCTTTTCTTAATATGTTAAGAAAAGAAGCGATACAAGTGGCAATTTATTTGGTGAATGGGATCAAGCTGCAAGGCGAAATTGAATCTTTCGACCAATATGTGATCATCTTAAAGAGTAATATTAGTCAAATGGTGTATAAGCATGCCATTTCGACAATTGTGCCTTCTAGGCCTATGCCGCCAATGCCATTTGATTTAGATTGGTCAGATGCTTAA
- the icmQ gene encoding type IVB secretion system protein IcmQ, with translation MDDKERTREIYREVEAFVNEEKVLRKKLGIGDRYKAISSRLEALQQYVHDAVSLPQQEAAPERASPALSPGQQYVFIHLFNAKGKMLSRWEAMLSPRQLAEYSVNRPVYAEQAQVETYIRSRPNDDEHAFLIMKIEQSDVLRGSESTDNYDPQGHPLLKLKEGALKEDGLVYFFHKGSCYILSRGHLLLHDQQIIA, from the coding sequence ATGGATGATAAAGAAAGGACGCGAGAGATTTATCGCGAAGTTGAAGCCTTTGTTAATGAAGAAAAGGTTTTACGTAAAAAACTGGGCATTGGAGATCGCTACAAGGCGATTTCTTCCCGATTAGAAGCATTGCAACAATATGTCCATGATGCAGTAAGCCTGCCTCAACAGGAAGCAGCGCCTGAACGAGCATCTCCGGCGTTGTCTCCAGGCCAGCAATACGTTTTTATCCATTTATTTAATGCAAAAGGCAAGATGCTTTCTCGTTGGGAAGCCATGCTTTCTCCCAGACAGCTTGCTGAATATAGTGTCAATCGGCCAGTTTATGCGGAACAAGCCCAGGTTGAGACTTACATCCGCAGTCGTCCCAACGATGATGAGCATGCTTTTTTAATAATGAAAATAGAGCAATCGGATGTTTTGCGTGGCAGTGAATCAACAGACAATTATGACCCTCAGGGCCATCCTTTGCTAAAGCTCAAGGAAGGGGCGTTGAAAGAGGACGGGTTAGTCTATTTTTTTCATAAAGGAAGTTGCTACATTTTATCGCGTGGGCATTTGTTATTGCATGATCAACAAATCATCGCTTAA
- a CDS encoding type IV secretion protein IcmS yields the protein MADIVKELAIIVKALGVRFTLNGTAMSVEDVLAETCMLPAIAKRADQLASLCLGYGIGVTFEEMKEAKLGSRAKFDDVTPNILRYLCILDVISELMRNKDMSGNTPLDELMYD from the coding sequence GTGGCAGATATTGTCAAAGAGCTTGCAATTATTGTTAAGGCTTTGGGGGTGCGATTTACGCTCAATGGCACTGCAATGTCAGTAGAGGATGTATTGGCAGAGACGTGTATGTTGCCCGCCATTGCTAAGCGCGCGGATCAGTTAGCCTCTCTTTGTCTTGGGTATGGCATTGGGGTGACATTCGAAGAGATGAAAGAAGCAAAACTGGGTTCTCGAGCCAAATTTGATGATGTTACGCCCAATATTTTGCGTTATTTATGTATTTTAGATGTCATCAGTGAGCTGATGCGCAACAAAGATATGAGTGGTAATACCCCGCTTGATGAGCTTATGTACGATTAA
- the icmT gene encoding IcmT/TraK family protein has protein sequence MAAWRDTARPARFFFVDYRAAFPLLLFLLHIRVWTFLLALIVVFCLYGLERYGYTVPVFLRILRCWLAGPRKCSRPWWRK, from the coding sequence ATGGCGGCATGGAGAGACACAGCGCGACCTGCAAGGTTCTTTTTTGTTGACTATAGAGCGGCTTTCCCTTTGTTGTTATTTCTATTGCATATTCGAGTCTGGACATTTTTGCTCGCTCTTATAGTTGTTTTTTGTTTGTATGGTTTGGAGCGCTATGGCTATACAGTACCTGTTTTTTTAAGGATACTGCGCTGTTGGCTGGCGGGTCCTCGAAAATGTTCTCGTCCTTGGTGGAGAAAATAG
- the dotD gene encoding type IVB secretion system lipoprotein DotD produces MSTKAIIMHISLVCCIFLTSCSSNRGTSSARQASDPSNTTLAEAATSVSNSLENLAVTEQAAFHPIGTQSMPDPSTYGMGGRASIDWSGPIEPLIQQIAQTAYYRVKIIGREPAVPILVTINAKNEMLGDILSNVAFQCGKRADVILYPENQVIELRYAEN; encoded by the coding sequence GTGAGTACAAAAGCCATTATTATGCACATTTCTTTAGTGTGCTGTATTTTTTTGACCAGTTGCTCGAGTAATCGCGGAACTTCCAGCGCTCGTCAAGCTTCTGACCCATCCAATACAACATTAGCAGAGGCTGCAACTTCGGTAAGTAATTCATTAGAAAACCTCGCGGTCACAGAACAAGCAGCGTTTCACCCAATAGGAACGCAATCAATGCCAGATCCTTCCACCTACGGCATGGGGGGGCGCGCTTCGATTGATTGGTCTGGCCCGATTGAACCCTTGATACAACAAATTGCCCAAACAGCATATTATCGAGTAAAAATCATTGGCCGCGAACCAGCCGTGCCTATCTTGGTCACTATCAATGCTAAAAACGAAATGCTCGGAGATATTCTGTCCAATGTGGCATTCCAATGTGGCAAAAGAGCCGATGTGATTCTCTACCCCGAGAATCAGGTGATAGAGCTGCGATATGCTGAGAATTAA
- a CDS encoding type IV secretion system DotC family protein codes for MLRIKPLLKHTLPLLATLIIASCTTSTPKPINTDNLSDIENLTSASYGDSEKAISNIREEGLKETALTLGAQSGLAYRSKQINQSLEKKSTYLNNVFNFNPIMLEHSVVPPVLIQANNTLSISGPDSLRISDKTYRIAKQAEFVTTPPTWRTYLWMKFKTPELPNKTLLPRNPQEEQVWKKYIAIGWGKGEKQADRIFKVNLAQLKRDYQGMLLYRDLLAKHMISQPFVAKTDLGVTGDGNSININDQVLRITATPQLQTNSKEWQPVLVK; via the coding sequence ATGCTGAGAATTAAGCCATTACTTAAGCATACGCTTCCCTTGCTTGCGACACTGATCATTGCAAGCTGCACAACCAGCACCCCAAAGCCCATTAATACCGATAATCTATCGGATATAGAAAATCTCACTAGCGCTTCCTATGGAGACTCAGAAAAAGCAATCAGCAACATCAGAGAAGAGGGTTTGAAAGAAACCGCCCTAACATTAGGCGCACAATCAGGTCTTGCATATCGATCTAAACAAATTAATCAATCTCTAGAAAAAAAATCCACTTACTTAAACAACGTATTCAACTTTAACCCCATCATGCTTGAGCATAGCGTTGTTCCGCCTGTGCTCATTCAGGCCAATAACACGCTCAGCATTTCTGGGCCAGACTCATTACGCATCTCTGACAAAACTTACCGCATTGCTAAACAAGCAGAATTTGTTACCACCCCTCCCACTTGGCGAACTTACTTGTGGATGAAATTTAAAACACCTGAATTACCGAATAAAACATTACTGCCACGCAATCCTCAAGAAGAGCAAGTATGGAAAAAATATATTGCTATTGGCTGGGGCAAAGGTGAAAAACAGGCCGATCGTATTTTTAAGGTGAACCTTGCTCAACTAAAACGTGATTATCAAGGGATGTTACTGTACAGGGACCTACTGGCTAAACATATGATTAGCCAGCCTTTTGTCGCAAAAACAGATTTAGGCGTCACAGGAGATGGCAATAGCATTAATATTAATGATCAAGTGCTACGCATTACAGCAACTCCGCAACTCCAAACGAATAGTAAAGAATGGCAACCGGTACTAGTAAAATAA
- the dotB gene encoding Dot/Icm type IV secretion system ATPase DotB translates to MTDPIEYLFPNEPLRLTDSIFEQILIHCSKLKASDITLQTNQPICAEIYGQIVKITRRPLANNEVGEMLNTMYGPNGTAQLSSGTDVDTHYEVRPSRSERFRFRINATACLVEGHSGIQLTARTIPTDPPLLETMNLPQEIIDAIAPEQGVVYVTGATGSGKSTLLASIIRHIAEKPDCNRKILTYEAPIEFVYDHINATSAIISQSEIPRHLPSFAAGVRNALRRKPHLILVGESRDPETISAVMEAAMTGHPVYTTLHSNGVSETVRRLVNTFPVAERYGRTIDLFETIRLLIWQKLVPTVEGKQVALREFLVFSENIRDQLLEAPIEQVTAVTRSLVKKHGQTILTDAQRYYDQGMISDRTYQLIVTIDKSMDQDNGA, encoded by the coding sequence ATGACGGATCCAATAGAATATCTTTTTCCCAATGAGCCGCTGCGTTTAACCGACAGTATCTTTGAACAAATACTGATCCATTGTAGCAAGCTAAAAGCTTCCGATATTACTCTGCAAACTAATCAACCTATTTGCGCTGAAATTTATGGCCAAATTGTAAAAATCACCCGGCGCCCACTCGCCAACAATGAGGTTGGTGAAATGTTAAACACAATGTATGGCCCCAATGGGACCGCTCAACTAAGCTCAGGCACTGATGTCGATACACATTATGAGGTTCGCCCAAGCCGTTCTGAACGATTTCGATTTCGTATCAATGCTACCGCCTGTTTAGTGGAAGGACATAGCGGCATTCAACTCACCGCAAGAACCATCCCCACTGACCCACCGCTTTTAGAAACCATGAATTTGCCGCAAGAAATCATTGATGCTATTGCTCCTGAGCAAGGCGTAGTGTATGTCACTGGAGCCACCGGCTCGGGAAAAAGCACACTGCTAGCATCAATTATTCGTCATATCGCTGAAAAGCCAGACTGTAATCGAAAAATCCTAACCTACGAAGCGCCAATTGAATTTGTGTATGATCACATCAACGCTACTAGTGCTATTATCTCTCAGTCGGAAATTCCACGACATTTGCCTAGCTTTGCCGCTGGTGTAAGAAACGCACTTCGACGCAAACCGCATTTAATTCTTGTCGGCGAATCCCGCGACCCCGAAACCATTAGCGCTGTGATGGAGGCAGCCATGACTGGCCACCCTGTTTATACAACGCTTCATAGCAATGGAGTTTCTGAAACAGTACGACGATTAGTCAATACTTTTCCTGTCGCCGAACGATACGGAAGAACGATTGACTTGTTTGAGACCATCCGATTACTGATCTGGCAAAAACTAGTTCCCACTGTTGAGGGCAAACAAGTTGCATTGCGTGAGTTTCTTGTTTTTAGCGAAAACATTCGCGATCAACTGCTTGAAGCACCTATCGAACAAGTGACAGCCGTTACTCGTTCTCTGGTTAAAAAACATGGACAAACAATATTAACAGATGCACAACGTTATTATGACCAAGGCATGATTTCAGATCGGACTTATCAATTGATTGTAACTATTGATAAAAGCATGGATCAAGACAATGGCGCATAA
- the icmV gene encoding type IVB secretion system protein IcmV: protein MAKPKADQPKKRGFFRAVMSTFFDVPRWVNAKQYTEVNKTLYTKVKDSFRIARAQREETFEAAMDRLKVTEQDLKERIAANQLALTIVLIFIVLLCLYGFYLMLHGAVAGTLLVLAVVALSAVRAFQYSFWNFQIKNRKLGCSFSDWWRKSIT from the coding sequence TAAACCAAAGGCGGACCAACCTAAAAAAAGAGGTTTTTTTCGAGCTGTCATGAGTACTTTTTTTGACGTGCCTCGCTGGGTAAATGCTAAGCAATATACTGAAGTCAATAAAACACTTTACACTAAAGTTAAAGACTCGTTTCGAATTGCTCGTGCTCAAAGAGAAGAAACCTTTGAAGCGGCAATGGATCGCTTAAAAGTGACTGAACAAGATTTGAAAGAGCGTATCGCAGCCAATCAACTTGCGTTAACTATTGTGCTTATTTTTATAGTATTGCTCTGCTTATACGGTTTTTATTTAATGCTTCACGGCGCTGTAGCCGGCACTTTATTGGTGTTAGCTGTAGTTGCGTTGAGCGCGGTTCGAGCGTTTCAATATAGCTTTTGGAATTTTCAGATTAAAAATAGAAAGTTAGGTTGTTCATTTAGCGATTGGTGGCGAAAAAGTATAACTTAA